Proteins from one Thermobifida alba genomic window:
- a CDS encoding nicotinamidase, producing the protein MKKALIVVDVQNDFCEGGSLAVSGGADVASAISAYLAERGGDYAHVVATRDHHVDPGSHFSDTPDFVDSWPPHCVAGTPGAEFHPNLVTEPVEAVFDKGAYEAAYSGFEGATAEGVSLEEWLRRHGVTDVDVVGIATDHCVRATALDAVRAGFGARVLLGMTAGVARPTVDKALRELTEADVVLEGEPVVA; encoded by the coding sequence ATGAAGAAGGCACTGATCGTCGTCGACGTGCAGAACGACTTCTGCGAGGGCGGAAGCCTGGCGGTGTCCGGCGGCGCGGACGTGGCCTCGGCCATCTCCGCGTACCTGGCGGAGCGGGGCGGCGACTACGCCCACGTGGTGGCCACCCGGGACCACCACGTGGACCCGGGGTCGCACTTCTCGGACACGCCCGACTTCGTGGACTCCTGGCCGCCGCACTGCGTGGCGGGCACTCCCGGAGCGGAGTTCCACCCGAACCTGGTGACCGAACCGGTCGAGGCGGTCTTCGACAAGGGCGCCTACGAGGCCGCCTACAGCGGCTTCGAGGGGGCCACCGCCGAGGGCGTGTCCCTGGAGGAGTGGCTGCGGCGGCACGGGGTCACCGACGTGGACGTGGTGGGCATCGCCACCGACCACTGCGTGCGCGCCACCGCCCTGGACGCGGTCCGCGCCGGGTTCGGGGCGCGGGTGCTGCTGGGGATGACCGCGGGCGTGGCCCGCCCGACCGTGGACAAGGCGCTGCGGGAGCTGACCGAGGCGGACGTGGTCCTGGAGGGCGAGCCGGTGGTGGCCTGA
- a CDS encoding tryptophan--tRNA ligase yields MAATKTYLTGVKPTGEPHLGNYLGALKPALEAAREYDAYYFIADYHALTTVRDPEVMRHNIRSVAATWLACGLDPERTVIYRQSDIPETFELTWILSCVTGKGLMNRAHAYKAARDRNAAAGIADLDAGVNMGLFNYPILMAVDILIMETDLVPVGRDQAQHVEYAADIAGSFNHLFGDGYTFRIPQGVFPEGDASVLPGIDGRKMSKSYDNHIPLFLSENKLKKLVRRIPTDSTPVEEPKDPDSSVVFQLLTHFAGAEQVAETRKRLEAGGMGWGELKNELFEAINAEVAPKRERYEELMAADSELDDILADGARRARERARRVLDQVRAAIGID; encoded by the coding sequence ATGGCAGCGACCAAGACCTACCTCACGGGTGTCAAACCCACCGGTGAACCCCACCTGGGCAACTACCTCGGCGCGCTCAAGCCCGCCCTGGAGGCCGCACGCGAGTACGACGCGTACTACTTCATCGCCGACTACCACGCGCTCACCACGGTCCGCGACCCCGAGGTGATGCGGCACAACATCCGGTCGGTCGCCGCCACCTGGCTGGCCTGCGGTCTCGACCCCGAACGCACCGTCATCTATCGCCAGTCCGACATCCCCGAGACGTTCGAACTGACCTGGATCCTGTCCTGCGTCACCGGCAAGGGGCTGATGAATCGGGCCCACGCCTACAAGGCGGCCCGCGACCGCAACGCCGCCGCCGGGATCGCCGACCTGGACGCCGGGGTCAACATGGGGCTGTTCAACTACCCCATCCTCATGGCCGTCGACATTCTCATCATGGAGACCGACCTGGTCCCGGTCGGCCGCGACCAGGCCCAGCACGTCGAGTACGCCGCCGACATCGCGGGCTCCTTCAACCACCTGTTCGGCGACGGCTACACCTTCCGCATCCCCCAGGGGGTCTTCCCCGAGGGCGACGCCAGCGTGCTGCCCGGCATCGACGGGCGCAAGATGAGCAAGTCCTACGACAACCACATCCCGCTGTTTCTGTCCGAGAACAAACTGAAGAAGCTCGTCCGGCGCATCCCCACCGACAGCACCCCGGTGGAGGAGCCCAAGGACCCCGACTCCTCCGTCGTCTTCCAACTGCTCACCCACTTCGCCGGAGCCGAGCAGGTCGCCGAGACCCGCAAGCGCCTGGAGGCGGGCGGCATGGGCTGGGGAGAGCTGAAGAACGAACTGTTCGAGGCCATCAACGCCGAGGTCGCCCCCAAACGGGAGCGCTACGAGGAGCTCATGGCCGCCGACAGCGAACTCGACGACATCCTCGCCGACGGCGCCCGCCGCGCCCGCGAACGCGCCCGCCGGGTCCTGGACCAGGTGCGCGCCGCCATCGGGATCGACTGA
- a CDS encoding serine/threonine-protein kinase, translated as MPPAPPATPPALPPELREPEPGDPSTIGPFRVVGRLGAGGMGVVYGALDDADRCVAVKVIKPDHAGSARYRALFAREAALLARIDAECAPRFLGADPDAPSPWLATEFVPGRTLRQRAQERAERGEPPLTGDALVAFAAGTAEALAAIHAAGVVHLDVKPGNIMLSPDGPRVLDFGIARAVEAAAGRSTHGTPGWVSPERLAGDAGGPAADMFAWGGLVAYAATGRPPFGTGPSAELAERVRAGEYDIDGVPDELRGLVERALSADPEARPTAVEALDAVLRLGAEADARARRARLRALLDRVWTGFDAAGHRPAAWVAMAGALALATSSGVAGGTAAAGKATGAAAGGSASGGSAAGGSASAASPGATATGWAAGANKGVLAAVAAVTALVVAAGAWTIGRITTDQPVLPLAGTGPEETAAAEEPPAPATQTVEYRGLELTFPADWTVTSVQDVTFEDVQDPTAGQVVDDFLIAWAPDQADCAEIDWAGQWAWRERNCVHVKILGPGAIIFTGLIDSAAHSGRSITEDDERGMFYPSTQGGMPCPSANGVNPYGAGGEDYAPADDLRSVEELGGHDWGMPLAAERVTVRGEDALYREYPVTCVRPQDFPLAEDTYYLQRSWFLPGPQILVVDEYGIAELDEVMAA; from the coding sequence ATGCCGCCCGCACCGCCTGCCACACCGCCCGCACTCCCGCCCGAACTGCGGGAACCAGAACCGGGAGACCCCTCGACCATCGGCCCGTTCCGGGTGGTGGGACGGCTGGGCGCGGGCGGCATGGGCGTCGTCTACGGGGCGCTGGACGACGCCGACCGCTGCGTGGCGGTCAAGGTGATCAAACCCGACCACGCCGGCAGCGCCCGCTACCGGGCGCTGTTCGCCCGGGAGGCCGCGCTGCTCGCCCGGATCGACGCCGAGTGCGCGCCGCGGTTCCTCGGCGCGGACCCGGACGCGCCGTCGCCGTGGCTGGCCACCGAGTTCGTCCCCGGCCGCACCCTGCGGCAGCGGGCGCAGGAGCGCGCGGAGCGGGGCGAGCCGCCGCTCACCGGTGACGCCCTGGTGGCCTTCGCGGCCGGGACCGCCGAGGCCCTGGCGGCGATCCACGCTGCCGGAGTGGTGCACCTCGACGTCAAACCCGGCAACATCATGCTCTCCCCCGACGGCCCCCGAGTGCTCGACTTCGGCATCGCCCGCGCGGTCGAGGCCGCGGCCGGCCGCAGCACCCACGGAACCCCCGGGTGGGTCTCCCCGGAGCGGCTGGCCGGAGACGCGGGAGGACCGGCCGCCGACATGTTCGCCTGGGGCGGCCTGGTCGCCTACGCGGCCACCGGGAGGCCGCCGTTCGGCACGGGCCCCTCCGCCGAACTGGCCGAACGGGTGCGCGCGGGGGAGTACGACATCGACGGGGTGCCCGACGAGCTGCGCGGCCTCGTGGAGCGGGCGCTGTCCGCCGACCCCGAGGCGCGGCCCACCGCGGTCGAGGCGCTGGACGCGGTCCTGCGCCTCGGCGCGGAGGCCGACGCCCGGGCCCGCCGGGCGCGGCTGCGCGCGCTGCTGGACCGCGTCTGGACCGGGTTCGACGCGGCCGGCCACCGCCCCGCCGCCTGGGTCGCGATGGCCGGGGCCCTCGCCCTGGCCACCTCCAGCGGAGTGGCCGGCGGCACCGCCGCCGCGGGCAAGGCGACCGGAGCGGCGGCGGGCGGCTCCGCGTCCGGTGGTTCCGCCGCGGGCGGCTCCGCCTCGGCGGCCTCCCCCGGTGCGACCGCCACGGGCTGGGCGGCCGGGGCCAACAAGGGGGTCCTCGCGGCCGTGGCCGCGGTCACCGCCCTGGTGGTGGCCGCCGGAGCCTGGACGATCGGGCGCATCACCACCGACCAGCCGGTCCTGCCGCTGGCCGGAACGGGCCCGGAGGAGACCGCGGCCGCCGAGGAGCCCCCCGCCCCGGCGACGCAGACCGTCGAGTACCGGGGACTGGAACTGACCTTCCCCGCCGACTGGACGGTCACCTCCGTCCAGGACGTCACCTTCGAGGACGTCCAGGACCCCACCGCCGGGCAGGTCGTCGACGACTTCCTTATCGCGTGGGCGCCGGACCAGGCGGACTGCGCCGAGATCGACTGGGCCGGGCAGTGGGCGTGGCGGGAACGCAACTGCGTCCACGTCAAGATCCTCGGCCCGGGAGCGATCATCTTCACCGGCCTCATCGACTCCGCCGCCCACTCCGGCCGCAGCATCACCGAGGACGACGAGCGGGGCATGTTCTACCCGAGTACCCAGGGCGGGATGCCCTGCCCCAGCGCCAACGGGGTCAACCCCTACGGCGCGGGCGGGGAGGACTACGCCCCCGCGGACGACCTGCGCAGCGTGGAGGAGCTCGGCGGCCACGATTGGGGGATGCCGCTCGCAGCCGAACGCGTCACCGTCCGCGGAGAGGACGCCCTCTACCGCGAGTACCCGGTCACCTGCGTCAGACCGCAGGACTTCCCCCTCGCCGAGGACACCTACTACCTCCAGCGCTCCTGGTTCCTGCCGGGGCCGCAGATCCTCGTCGTGGACGAGTACGGCATCGCCGAACTCGACGAGGTCATGGCCGCCTGA
- a CDS encoding WxL protein peptidoglycan domain-containing protein has protein sequence MTATPSSRIARLGVVGLLLYALTAPAAPALADPRPDADSEGGGAAPHTAASDQGLRWSVAPSNADGELGRSFFVYDLQPGQTIEDWVAITNHGDETMTFSVYGTDAFNTPDGSFALLPADEEPTLAGTWIDLAPEDRTVEVEAGQTRVVPFDITVPEDAEPGDHAAGVIASVSQDAVNAQGQLVRVDRRIAARVYLRVDGPVRPSLQIDAIRTEYRAPQWWNPFATGEVTVTYQVRNTGNLRLVASGQVAAEGPFGASLGDPVTEEVPEMLPGTVYEYTRTIADVYPLFWLNGKVALTPEAAPQAPESPGLEPVVRADSVIAVPWVPVLAAVLLTAVLLWRRRRAKRRFQTAVAAAVARAREQEAAAAREAQHPDPADGEAAPADAAQEQAASEEERTDPEEPKP, from the coding sequence GTGACAGCCACCCCTTCGTCCCGGATCGCGCGCCTCGGCGTGGTCGGCCTGCTGCTGTACGCCCTCACCGCCCCGGCCGCCCCGGCCCTGGCCGACCCGCGCCCCGACGCCGACTCCGAGGGCGGCGGCGCGGCCCCGCACACGGCAGCCTCCGACCAGGGCCTCCGCTGGTCGGTGGCACCCTCCAACGCCGACGGCGAACTCGGCCGCAGCTTCTTCGTCTACGACCTGCAACCCGGTCAGACCATCGAGGACTGGGTGGCTATCACCAACCACGGCGACGAGACGATGACCTTCTCCGTCTACGGGACGGACGCCTTCAACACCCCCGACGGCTCCTTCGCCCTGCTGCCCGCCGATGAGGAGCCCACCCTCGCCGGAACCTGGATCGACCTCGCCCCCGAGGACCGGACCGTCGAGGTGGAGGCGGGCCAGACCCGCGTCGTGCCGTTCGACATCACCGTCCCCGAGGACGCCGAACCCGGGGACCACGCCGCCGGCGTCATCGCCTCGGTGTCCCAGGACGCCGTCAACGCCCAGGGGCAGCTGGTGCGGGTGGACCGGCGCATCGCGGCCCGCGTCTACCTGCGCGTGGACGGCCCCGTCCGCCCCTCCCTGCAGATTGACGCGATCCGCACCGAGTACCGCGCACCCCAGTGGTGGAACCCCTTCGCGACCGGCGAGGTCACCGTCACCTATCAGGTGCGCAACACCGGCAACCTGCGGCTGGTCGCCTCCGGACAGGTGGCGGCCGAGGGGCCCTTCGGGGCCTCACTGGGCGATCCGGTGACCGAGGAGGTGCCGGAGATGCTGCCCGGCACCGTCTACGAGTACACCCGCACCATCGCGGACGTCTACCCGCTCTTCTGGCTGAACGGCAAGGTCGCCCTCACCCCCGAGGCGGCGCCGCAGGCACCGGAGAGCCCCGGCCTGGAACCGGTCGTCCGCGCCGACTCCGTCATCGCCGTCCCCTGGGTTCCCGTGCTCGCCGCGGTCCTGCTCACCGCGGTGCTGCTGTGGCGCCGCCGCCGCGCCAAGCGCCGGTTCCAGACGGCGGTGGCCGCCGCCGTGGCCCGGGCCCGGGAGCAGGAAGCTGCCGCGGCCCGGGAAGCACAGCACCCCGATCCGGCCGACGGGGAGGCCGCCCCCGCGGACGCCGCACAGGAGCAGGCCGCCTCCGAGGAGGAACGGACCGATCCGGAGGAGCCGAAGCCGTGA
- a CDS encoding WxL domain-containing protein, which translates to MPLSRPLRGAAAATVILAVGVSPALAAPVPDAPDRHYALHPLTGDVYLLRDLSVPEQPAPERTAAGDDAPDRDGTPAQELLRVLDPDPAALSGADAHLPEEALVPLAHTPVADPADFFVVALDGTLHTVHADEEETLLVSYRAPDGRGGARHPEAEEPPRGADGEEPGAYTVDIHPLPDTPDLAAVRSDERGVFLIAEDGSVLLLEHTEDADGALEVTLTPYAGPAPDREPWQPPEEAVEPPAEAAEPPNHPAEAGPHTGGAAPADAEPDGTDGARPPQPEAATDPVRSETAADPAAEPGALVMTLPEGPVLLSGPQLSGDGSHQRVTGDLAPATVSDLRGTGAGWSLVGQVSDLRGTTGASIGAHLLGWEPAAEVLDGPAGSGVRPGAAVRPGDGLAVPRTLCATEAGSGPGVFTCRAGLELGIPADTPSGEYVGVLTLTLS; encoded by the coding sequence ATGCCCCTGTCCCGTCCCCTCCGCGGCGCTGCGGCCGCCACCGTCATCCTGGCCGTCGGCGTCTCGCCGGCGCTGGCCGCTCCGGTCCCCGACGCACCGGACCGCCACTACGCGCTCCACCCCCTCACCGGCGACGTCTACCTGCTGCGCGACCTTTCCGTCCCGGAGCAACCGGCCCCGGAGCGGACCGCCGCTGGGGACGACGCCCCGGACCGGGACGGCACCCCCGCCCAGGAGCTGCTCCGCGTCCTCGACCCGGACCCGGCCGCACTGTCCGGGGCCGACGCGCACCTCCCCGAGGAGGCGCTCGTCCCGCTGGCGCACACCCCTGTCGCCGACCCCGCGGACTTCTTCGTCGTGGCCCTTGACGGCACCCTGCACACCGTGCACGCGGACGAGGAGGAGACGCTGCTGGTCAGCTACCGCGCCCCCGACGGCCGCGGCGGGGCGCGGCACCCCGAGGCGGAGGAGCCGCCCCGCGGCGCGGACGGTGAAGAGCCCGGCGCCTACACCGTCGACATCCACCCGCTCCCCGACACCCCCGACCTTGCGGCGGTGCGCAGCGACGAGCGCGGTGTCTTCCTGATCGCCGAGGACGGCTCCGTCCTGCTGCTGGAGCACACCGAGGACGCCGACGGTGCCCTGGAGGTCACCCTCACCCCGTATGCGGGCCCCGCCCCCGACCGGGAGCCCTGGCAGCCCCCAGAGGAGGCCGTGGAGCCCCCGGCGGAGGCCGCGGAGCCCCCGAACCACCCGGCGGAGGCCGGGCCGCACACCGGGGGAGCGGCACCCGCCGACGCGGAACCCGACGGAACGGACGGGGCTCGACCCCCGCAGCCGGAGGCCGCCACCGACCCCGTACGCTCCGAGACGGCCGCCGACCCCGCCGCGGAGCCCGGAGCCCTGGTGATGACCCTCCCCGAAGGACCGGTCCTGCTCTCCGGACCGCAGCTGAGCGGGGACGGCTCACACCAGCGGGTCACCGGGGACCTGGCCCCCGCCACCGTCTCCGACCTGCGCGGCACCGGCGCGGGCTGGAGCCTCGTGGGCCAGGTCAGCGACCTGCGCGGCACCACGGGCGCCAGCATCGGTGCCCACCTGCTCGGTTGGGAGCCCGCCGCCGAGGTCCTCGACGGCCCCGCCGGCTCCGGTGTCCGCCCGGGAGCGGCGGTCCGCCCCGGCGACGGGCTGGCCGTCCCGCGCACCCTGTGCGCCACGGAGGCGGGTAGCGGCCCCGGAGTGTTCACCTGCCGGGCCGGACTGGAACTGGGCATCCCCGCGGACACCCCCTCAGGGGAGTACGTGGGCGTCCTCACCCTCACCCTCAGCTGA
- a CDS encoding HtaA domain-containing protein: MNLGMRRAATVLVTAGLAAAVSALPASANTTVPVTGGSGDWGVKLSFRNYIKGPVAHGSTELSGGATENADGTYSFPVVSGSYDTATGKTVIQFGGGVAYEGHGGILQVQIEDLRLEIVNGEGDLYADMASSSPSSSELTHYPDVNLADLDLSGGQPTLNGTTLSLGSTPATLTEEGSPAFAGFYAPGSELDPISFSATVDTGSGGGQTPPPAGGSSADQQILADVAAGPLTLSVADGTVQLSGSALDGNGTHQTATGALNTATVSDLRGTNAGWNLVGQVSDFTGDVGTIGAENLGWQPSAAAVDTGLGTPGTVTAGNAVQPGQGLGVARTLASAAPGSSAGTFTADAQLTLGIPADTVPGDYAAVLTLTLS, from the coding sequence ATGAACCTGGGTATGCGCCGGGCCGCCACGGTCCTGGTGACCGCAGGTCTCGCGGCAGCGGTCAGCGCACTGCCCGCCTCCGCCAACACCACGGTGCCCGTCACCGGCGGCAGCGGCGACTGGGGCGTCAAGCTCTCCTTCCGCAACTACATCAAGGGCCCCGTCGCCCACGGCAGCACCGAGCTGTCCGGCGGAGCCACCGAGAACGCCGACGGCACCTACTCCTTCCCCGTCGTCTCGGGCAGCTACGACACCGCCACCGGCAAGACCGTCATCCAGTTCGGCGGAGGAGTCGCCTACGAGGGGCACGGCGGCATCCTCCAGGTCCAGATCGAGGACCTGCGCCTGGAGATCGTCAACGGAGAGGGCGACCTCTACGCCGACATGGCCAGCAGCTCCCCCAGCAGCTCCGAGCTGACCCACTACCCCGACGTCAACCTGGCCGACCTCGACCTCAGCGGCGGTCAGCCGACCCTCAACGGCACCACGCTGAGCCTCGGTTCCACCCCGGCGACCCTCACCGAGGAGGGCAGCCCCGCCTTCGCGGGCTTCTACGCCCCCGGAAGCGAACTGGACCCGATCTCCTTCTCCGCCACCGTCGACACCGGCAGCGGCGGCGGACAGACCCCGCCCCCGGCCGGCGGCAGCAGCGCCGACCAGCAGATCCTCGCCGACGTGGCCGCAGGCCCGCTGACCCTCTCGGTCGCGGACGGCACGGTCCAGCTGTCCGGCTCCGCGCTGGACGGCAACGGCACCCACCAGACCGCCACCGGCGCCCTGAACACCGCCACCGTCTCCGACCTGCGCGGCACCAACGCCGGCTGGAACCTGGTCGGCCAGGTCAGCGACTTCACCGGCGACGTGGGCACCATCGGCGCGGAGAACCTCGGCTGGCAGCCCAGCGCCGCGGCCGTCGACACCGGCCTCGGCACGCCCGGAACGGTGACCGCCGGAAACGCGGTCCAGCCCGGACAGGGCCTGGGCGTCGCCCGGACCCTGGCCTCCGCCGCCCCCGGCTCCTCGGCCGGAACCTTCACCGCCGACGCCCAGCTGACCCTGGGCATCCCCGCCGACACCGTCCCCGGCGACTACGCGGCGGTGCTCACCCTCACCCTCAGCTGA